Proteins encoded in a region of the Vicia villosa cultivar HV-30 ecotype Madison, WI linkage group LG5, Vvil1.0, whole genome shotgun sequence genome:
- the LOC131602918 gene encoding RNA polymerase I-specific transcription initiation factor rrn3-like, with the protein MGQLLPIVNEELRTMEEDEISDLQLIYHVRDALLEVTGGRENYDELVGCLQPKRNLTSHEAAQLVTILKALAGVVSYIDSVHHGALIFALERTSLWNLATSYKNYDATDIMDALIELLVSLAASKGMYIDWCLERLVRHFTAPKHVVDFLKNENGVDRKNKVLSRVHDALKQIADLVPLAPMRLSPIVVQNIPRRYDVTEQEIVMYVENMLKLESGAIGEIIGSTMLPALVDKLIELDVEIGLDGQMHEDVKCIFEMELEDFIEFADDDEEYNSMCASELLNRKNLQGNMVVEKLDSLIVLTFLHLESCQSSGRLSEVFDILLASFMRTVLNTYKSKFTQFVMFYACALDPELCGVKFAIALRDMFESPVSPPITRMSAVAYLASYLSRAKFLSSALVADIIQRLVDWCFAYCKIHDLDMNPQAHQVFYSGCQAIMYILCFRMKSLMDVPRLRMQLIKMPMLLLWKHKLNALKVCLPSVVEEFLKQAKAARLFMSAELFVFEDLLEADLSKAFGGIERLDMFFPFDPCLLKKSESYLRPHFVRWSRVRTTYGDEEEEDSDSGSEASDDEFVDLNAKDMVDDDMIGSVGAGLEFDPDLNKMSITPKPFKYGFKELMERGHKDGVES; encoded by the exons ATGGGACAGTTACTTCCAATCGTAAACGAAGAATTACGTACCATGGAGGAAGATGAAATCAGTGATTTGCAGTTAATATATCACGTTAGAGATGCCCTTCTTGAAGTCACG GGTGGTAGAGAGAACTATGACGAGCTTGTTGGGTGTTTGCAACCAAAAAGGAATCTTACTTCTCATGAAGCTGCTCAACTTGTG ACAATTTTGAAAGCGCTTGCTGGAGTGGTGTCCTATATAGACTCTGTCCATCATGGAGCTCTAATTTTTGCG CTTGAGAGAACGAGCTTGTGGAATTTGGCTACGTCATATAAGAATTATGATGCAACTGATATCATGGATGCTTTGATTGAGCTTCTCGTATCATTg gctgCTTCAAAGGGAATGTATATTGATTGGTGTTTGGAGAGGCTTGTGAGACATTTTACTGCTCCTAAACATGTAGTTGATTTTCTGAAAAATGAAAATGGAGTTGACAGAAAGAATAAAGTTCTGTCTCGGGTGCATGATGCTCTGAAACAAATAGCTGATTTGGTGCCCCTTGCTCCCATGCGGTTATCACCAATAGTTGTCCAGAATATACCGAGACGTTACGATGTGACAGAGCAG GAGATTGTCATGTATGTTGAAAATATGTTAAAGCTTGAGAGTGGTGCAATTGGAGAAATTATCGGCAGTACCATGCTACCCGCACTTGTGGATAAATTGATAGAGTTGGAT GTGGAAATTGGATTGGATGGCCAGATGCATGAGGATGTTAAATGCATATTTGAAATGGAGTTAGAAGATTTTATTGAATTTGCAGACGATGATGAGGAGTATAATAGTATG TGTGCCTCAGAGCTGTTAAATAGGAAAAATTTGCAAGGCAATATGGTTGTGGAGAAATTAGATAGCCTGATTGTGCTGACTTTTTTGCATCTTGAATCCTGTCAAAGTAGTGGCCGATTGTCCGAG GTATTTGATATATTACTGGCGTCGTTTATGAGAACTGTGCTGAACACATACAAGTCAAAATTTACCCAG TTTGTGATGTTCTATGCATGTGCATTGGATCCTGAACTATGTGGTGTGAAATTTGCCATTGCTCTCAGAGATATGTTTGAATCACCTGTTAGTCCCCCTATTACTAG GATGAGTGCTGTTGCTTATCTTGCTAGCTATTTATCTCGTGCAAAGTTTCTTTCATCTGCGTTGGTTGCTGACATCATACAAAG ATTGGTAGATTGGTGTTTTGCATATTGCAAGATACATGATTTAGATATGAACCCGCAAGCTCACCAAGTGTTTTATTCTGGGTGCCAG GCTATCATGTACATTTTGTGCTTCCGCATGAAATCATTGATGGACGTACCAAGGCTTAGAATGCAGCTTATCAAAATGCCAATGTTGTTACTCTGGAAACATAAATTGAATGCCTTGAAG GTGTGTTTGCCTAGTGTAGTAGAGGAATTTCTTAAACAGGCAAAGGCTGCTCGGCTTTTCATGTCAGCAGAGTTATTTGTTTTTGAAGATTTGCTCGAAGCTGATCTTTCCAAGGCTTTTGGTGGGATAGAAAGACTCGACATGTTCTTCCCATTTGATCCATGTTTGTTGAAGAAAAGTGAAAG CTACCTAAGACCTCATTTTGTCCGCTGGTCAAGAGTCAGAACTACATATGGcgatgaggaagaggaagacaGTGATTCTGGAAGTGAAGCATCAGACGATGAATTTGTTGACTTAAATGCAAAGGATATGGTTGATGATGATATGATAGGCAGTGTTGGAGCAGGTCTTGAATTTGACCCCGACTTGAACAAAATGTCTATCACACCCAAACCGTTCAAATATGGGTTTAAGGAACTGATGGAGCGGGGCCACAAGGATGGTGTCGAAAGTTAG